Proteins from a single region of Haloterrigena alkaliphila:
- a CDS encoding MATE family efflux transporter, whose protein sequence is MVAGPQPDESSLTEGKLVRPMFKLAWPLVVIQLLQVTYNVGDTFWLGALSPDAVGAVSLAFPLLFLVIAVGGGFTTAGAILLAQHTGAESGEGGLIAGQTITFVSLVAVVLGIVGYFATDPMLAALPADAETQAAIFPLAADYLRIFFLGVPFVFGFFVFAALMRGYGNARAPMRVMVVSVLLNLVIDPLLIFGVGPLPRLEIAGAAVATVVSRGLATVIGFYLLYYGDVGPDIQAAHLRPRLKYVTKIVRLGVPTALEQSMTALALVAMTAMVVTFPPAVVAAYGLGNRLISLAFLPAMGMGQATDSIVGQNLGAGNADRAGKATWIAAGAIAGIMAAAGLLAALFPEPFVSVFVTADAAGKAETIAYGSTYLRIAAVGFVFMGAMQVVLGAFRGAGNTKTALAFAVLGLWIVRVPVTYYLLFVAEWGPMGIWTGVVVGDIVGAVAAVAWFTRGTWKGSLVDESSDEDSRAEPTEASDADSVAE, encoded by the coding sequence ATGGTTGCGGGTCCGCAACCGGACGAGAGTTCGCTCACGGAGGGGAAACTCGTCCGGCCGATGTTCAAACTGGCGTGGCCGCTCGTGGTCATCCAGTTGCTGCAGGTCACCTACAACGTCGGCGACACCTTCTGGCTCGGCGCGCTCTCGCCCGACGCCGTCGGCGCGGTGAGCCTCGCCTTCCCGCTCCTCTTTCTCGTGATCGCTGTCGGCGGCGGCTTTACGACTGCAGGTGCAATCTTGCTCGCCCAGCACACCGGCGCCGAGAGCGGCGAGGGCGGGCTGATCGCCGGCCAGACCATCACTTTCGTCTCGCTGGTCGCGGTCGTCCTCGGCATCGTCGGCTATTTCGCGACGGATCCGATGCTGGCCGCGCTGCCCGCCGACGCCGAGACGCAGGCCGCGATCTTCCCGCTGGCCGCCGACTACCTGCGGATCTTCTTCCTCGGGGTTCCCTTCGTGTTCGGCTTCTTCGTCTTCGCCGCGCTCATGCGCGGGTACGGCAACGCCCGCGCGCCGATGCGCGTGATGGTCGTCAGCGTCCTGCTCAACCTCGTCATCGACCCGCTGTTGATCTTCGGCGTCGGGCCGCTGCCCCGCCTCGAGATCGCCGGCGCCGCCGTCGCGACCGTCGTCTCGCGGGGACTGGCGACGGTCATCGGCTTCTACCTGCTGTACTACGGCGACGTCGGCCCGGACATCCAGGCGGCCCACCTCCGGCCGCGCCTGAAGTACGTCACTAAGATCGTTCGACTGGGCGTCCCGACGGCCCTCGAGCAGTCGATGACGGCGCTGGCGCTCGTGGCGATGACGGCGATGGTCGTCACCTTCCCGCCGGCGGTCGTCGCGGCGTACGGACTGGGCAACCGGCTGATCTCGCTGGCCTTCCTGCCGGCGATGGGAATGGGCCAGGCGACGGACTCGATCGTCGGCCAGAACCTGGGCGCGGGGAACGCCGACCGGGCGGGAAAAGCGACGTGGATCGCCGCGGGCGCCATCGCGGGGATCATGGCCGCCGCGGGGCTGCTCGCCGCCCTCTTCCCGGAGCCGTTCGTCTCGGTGTTCGTCACCGCCGACGCCGCGGGGAAAGCCGAGACGATCGCCTACGGCTCGACCTACCTCCGTATCGCCGCCGTCGGGTTCGTCTTCATGGGCGCCATGCAGGTCGTGTTGGGCGCGTTCCGCGGCGCCGGCAACACGAAGACGGCGCTGGCCTTCGCCGTGCTGGGACTGTGGATCGTCCGGGTTCCGGTGACCTACTACCTACTGTTCGTCGCCGAGTGGGGGCCGATGGGAATCTGGACCGGCGTCGTCGTGGGCGATATCGTCGGCGCCGTCGCCGCCGTCGCGTGGTTCACGCGCGGGACGTGGAAGGGGTCACTGGTCGACGAGTCGAGCGACGAGGACTCGAGGGCGGAGCCAACCGAGGCGTCCGACGCCGATTCGGTCGCGGAGTAA
- a CDS encoding segregation and condensation protein A, with protein MTRESRSDSEQPSGERSDPRGSEPPRGSENASDNPASEESRSDPSDDHDEFYTDGGRDDIPLNIAGHEEREPPTGGSEQSSGERSEPRDRERPGESDSDSNSSDEDGSPGAAESMLEFSEADGDEASSGPDADEEGTEGDADDDEEEVEPVELLVQLAENGEIDPWDIDVVRVTDKFLSALDDADLRTSGRALFYASVLLRMKSDELFATDEPDEEELPPWEAPFADEGPMDADDSAGGGHPPGFDPVENLEEEMERRLERKHARGKPETLDELVRELRSAERGSWWKESRSYDTSDSPQGYDRGVQELNYHAGDDFRVDDEPTSDDVTHTTHEEDIETVIDDVEGELEAHYENDREEVLYAEIDEVGGTRVMTYLALLFLAHRGRIRLEQDELFGDLWVKDVTQEAEASEAIAD; from the coding sequence GTGACTAGGGAGTCGCGAAGCGACTCCGAACAACCGAGCGGGGAACGAAGTGACCCGCGAGGTAGCGAGCCGCCACGCGGCTCGGAAAACGCGAGCGACAACCCCGCGAGCGAGGAGTCGCGAAGTGATCCGTCCGATGATCACGACGAGTTCTATACCGACGGCGGGAGAGACGACATCCCCCTGAACATCGCCGGCCACGAGGAGAGGGAGCCGCCGACAGGCGGCTCCGAACAGTCGAGCGGTGAGCGGAGCGAACCGCGAGACCGCGAGCGGCCGGGAGAATCGGATTCGGACTCGAACTCGAGCGATGAGGACGGATCACCCGGGGCCGCGGAGTCGATGCTCGAGTTTTCGGAAGCCGACGGAGACGAGGCCTCGAGCGGGCCGGATGCGGACGAAGAGGGAACCGAAGGCGATGCGGACGACGACGAGGAAGAGGTCGAACCCGTCGAACTGCTGGTCCAGCTCGCCGAGAACGGCGAGATCGACCCGTGGGACATCGACGTCGTACGCGTCACGGACAAGTTCCTCTCGGCGCTCGACGACGCCGACCTGCGGACCTCGGGGCGGGCGCTGTTCTACGCGAGCGTCCTCCTTCGGATGAAAAGCGACGAACTGTTCGCGACGGACGAGCCCGACGAGGAGGAACTCCCGCCGTGGGAGGCCCCCTTCGCGGACGAGGGGCCGATGGACGCCGACGACAGTGCGGGCGGCGGACACCCGCCGGGGTTCGATCCCGTCGAGAACCTCGAGGAGGAGATGGAACGGCGGCTCGAGCGCAAGCACGCCCGCGGGAAGCCCGAGACCCTCGACGAACTGGTCCGGGAACTCCGAAGCGCCGAACGCGGCTCCTGGTGGAAGGAGTCGCGCAGTTACGACACGAGCGACTCCCCGCAGGGGTACGACCGGGGCGTCCAGGAGCTGAACTACCACGCGGGCGACGACTTCCGGGTCGACGACGAACCGACCAGCGACGACGTCACGCACACGACCCACGAGGAGGACATCGAGACCGTCATCGACGACGTCGAGGGCGAACTCGAGGCCCACTACGAGAACGACCGCGAGGAGGTGCTGTACGCCGAAATCGACGAGGTCGGCGGGACGCGCGTGATGACGTATCTGGCCCTGCTCTTTCTCGCCCACCGGGGCCGAATCCGCCTCGAGCAGGACGAACTGTTCGGCGACCTCTGGGTGAAAGACGTCACGCAGGAGGCGGAGGCGAGCGAGGCGATCGCCGACTGA
- the smc gene encoding chromosome segregation protein SMC, whose product MYIKALVLDNFKSFGRKTKIPFYEDFTVITGPNGSGKSNIIDAVLFALGLARTRGIRAEKLTDLIYNPGHEDGDASAGPREATVEVILDNADETLTRSQVVNAAGSDDVGDVDEIRIRRRVKETEDNYYSYYYLNDRSVNLSDIQDLLAQAGVTPEGYNVVMQGDVTEIINMTPHDRRKIIDEIAGVAEFDAKKEDAFEELEVVEERIDEAELRIEEKRDRLDQLADERREAMRYRRLRREKEEYEGYKKASELEEKRDELASAEEEADELADDLEELQRELDERQGAVVRLQEDLEDLNAEIERKGEDEQLRIKSEIEEIKGEISRLEDKIEASEEAIEEAESNRREAFVQIDRKQEQIDDLESEMRDHKLEKASIKSEIQERETERDELEAEIEAVDTEFDELKADLAERKEELEEAKTERNDRQREQDRLLDEARRRSNEIDEKEATIEEKREEIPEIESQRSDLERELQKAEANRENIAGVVDDLKGEKRRLQSDVDELDDEIQAKQQEYAELEANAGESGDSSFGRAVTTILNAGIGGVHGAVAQLGNVAGEYAVACETAAGGRLANVVVDDDVVGQQCIDHLKSRNAGRATFLPLTDMSQRRLPNAPSDPGVVDFAYNLVDFDQEYAGVFSYVLGDTLVVEDLETARSYMGDYRMVTLDGDLVEKSGAMTGGSGSGSRYSFTGGGEGQLERVAKQITELQEERESLREELRGVEERLDDARDRKTDAADEVRSIESELESLDERRESIEAEIESLEDDLEELEDERESVDERMTEISGEIEEKTAAIEEIEADIEELERELADSKIPELTDQIEELEAEIDEREEKIADIDSKLNELSLEKEYAEDAIEDLHDDIETAQNRTAEHEDKIEEYEEAIEGKRETLEEKREAVEDLEDELAELKEERSDLKEELSDARTKRDQQQDRVNAVESKLEETRSRVSDLEWEIESLESEVGDYDPEDVPDHETVLEMIEYLQADMEAMEPVNMLAIDEYDEVRSDLEELEDAKATLVEEAEGIRDRIEQYETQKKQTFMDSYDEIAEQFTEIFEKLSEGTGTLHLEDEEDPFDGGLTMKAQPGDKPIQRLDAMSGGEKSLTALAFIFAIQRHNPAPFYALDEVDAFLDAVNADRIGEMVDELADEAQFVVVSHRSAMLDRSERAIGVTMQQDNVSAVTGIDLSDGADASGEEVPVSD is encoded by the coding sequence ATGTATATCAAGGCACTCGTTCTGGACAATTTCAAGAGCTTCGGTCGCAAGACGAAGATCCCGTTCTACGAGGATTTTACCGTAATCACCGGCCCGAACGGCTCGGGCAAATCGAACATCATCGACGCCGTCCTCTTCGCGCTCGGACTGGCCCGCACCCGCGGGATCCGCGCGGAGAAGTTGACGGATCTCATCTACAACCCCGGTCACGAGGACGGCGACGCCTCCGCCGGGCCGCGGGAGGCCACCGTCGAGGTCATCCTGGACAACGCCGACGAGACCCTCACGCGGTCGCAGGTCGTCAACGCCGCCGGCAGCGACGACGTCGGCGACGTCGACGAGATCCGCATTCGCCGGCGGGTCAAGGAAACCGAGGATAACTACTACTCCTACTACTACCTGAACGACCGGTCGGTCAACCTCTCGGACATTCAGGATCTCCTCGCGCAGGCGGGCGTCACGCCCGAAGGATACAACGTCGTCATGCAAGGCGACGTCACGGAGATCATCAACATGACGCCCCACGATCGGCGGAAGATCATCGACGAGATCGCGGGCGTCGCCGAGTTCGACGCGAAGAAGGAGGACGCCTTCGAGGAACTCGAGGTCGTCGAGGAACGCATCGACGAAGCCGAGTTACGGATCGAGGAGAAGCGCGACCGACTCGACCAGCTCGCGGACGAACGGCGGGAAGCCATGCGCTACCGCCGACTGCGCCGCGAGAAGGAGGAGTACGAGGGGTACAAGAAGGCCAGCGAACTCGAGGAGAAGCGCGACGAACTCGCGAGCGCCGAGGAGGAGGCCGACGAACTCGCCGACGACCTCGAGGAACTCCAGCGGGAACTCGACGAGCGCCAGGGCGCGGTCGTCCGCTTACAGGAGGACCTCGAGGACTTAAACGCCGAGATCGAGCGCAAGGGCGAGGACGAACAGCTCCGGATCAAAAGCGAGATCGAGGAGATCAAGGGCGAGATTTCGCGCCTCGAGGACAAGATCGAGGCCAGCGAGGAGGCCATCGAAGAGGCCGAATCGAACCGCCGCGAGGCGTTCGTCCAGATCGACCGCAAGCAGGAGCAGATCGACGACCTCGAGAGCGAGATGCGCGATCACAAACTCGAGAAGGCCTCGATCAAGAGCGAGATTCAAGAGCGGGAGACCGAGCGCGACGAACTCGAGGCCGAGATCGAGGCCGTCGACACCGAGTTCGACGAACTGAAGGCCGACCTCGCCGAGCGCAAGGAAGAACTCGAGGAAGCCAAGACGGAGCGGAACGACCGCCAGCGCGAGCAGGACCGCCTGCTCGACGAGGCCCGCCGTCGATCGAACGAGATCGACGAGAAGGAGGCCACCATCGAGGAGAAACGCGAGGAGATCCCCGAGATCGAGAGCCAGCGAAGCGACCTCGAGCGGGAACTCCAGAAGGCCGAAGCGAACCGCGAGAACATCGCGGGCGTCGTCGACGACCTCAAGGGGGAGAAGCGCCGCCTCCAGTCGGACGTCGACGAGTTGGACGACGAAATTCAGGCGAAACAACAGGAGTACGCCGAACTCGAGGCCAACGCGGGCGAGAGCGGCGACTCCTCGTTCGGCCGCGCGGTGACGACGATCCTCAACGCGGGGATCGGCGGCGTCCACGGCGCCGTGGCACAACTGGGGAACGTGGCCGGCGAGTACGCCGTGGCCTGCGAGACCGCGGCGGGGGGCCGCCTCGCGAACGTGGTCGTCGACGACGACGTCGTCGGCCAGCAGTGTATCGACCACCTCAAATCGCGCAACGCGGGCCGGGCGACGTTCCTCCCGCTGACGGACATGAGCCAGCGGCGACTGCCCAACGCGCCGAGCGATCCGGGCGTCGTCGACTTCGCGTACAACCTCGTCGACTTCGACCAGGAGTACGCCGGCGTCTTCTCGTACGTGCTCGGCGACACGCTCGTCGTCGAGGACCTCGAGACCGCCCGCTCCTACATGGGCGACTACCGCATGGTGACGCTGGACGGCGACTTAGTCGAGAAGAGCGGCGCGATGACCGGCGGTTCCGGTAGCGGGTCGCGCTACTCCTTCACCGGCGGCGGCGAGGGCCAACTCGAGCGCGTCGCCAAGCAGATCACCGAACTACAGGAGGAACGCGAGTCCCTGCGGGAGGAACTCCGCGGCGTCGAGGAGCGCCTCGACGACGCCCGCGACCGGAAGACCGACGCGGCCGACGAGGTGCGCTCGATCGAGAGCGAACTCGAGAGTTTAGACGAGCGCCGCGAGTCGATCGAGGCCGAGATCGAGTCCCTCGAGGACGACCTCGAAGAACTCGAGGACGAGCGCGAATCCGTCGACGAGCGGATGACCGAAATCTCCGGCGAGATCGAGGAGAAGACGGCCGCGATCGAGGAGATCGAGGCCGACATCGAAGAACTCGAACGGGAACTCGCCGACTCGAAGATCCCCGAACTCACCGACCAGATCGAAGAACTCGAGGCCGAGATCGACGAGCGCGAGGAGAAGATCGCCGATATCGATAGCAAGCTCAACGAACTGAGCCTCGAGAAGGAGTACGCCGAGGACGCCATCGAGGACCTCCACGACGACATCGAGACGGCCCAGAACCGGACGGCCGAACACGAGGACAAGATCGAGGAGTACGAGGAAGCGATCGAGGGCAAGCGGGAGACCCTCGAGGAGAAGCGCGAGGCCGTCGAGGACCTCGAAGACGAACTCGCCGAACTCAAAGAGGAGCGCAGCGACCTCAAGGAGGAACTCTCGGACGCGCGGACGAAACGCGACCAGCAGCAGGACCGGGTCAACGCCGTCGAGAGCAAACTCGAGGAGACCCGCAGCCGCGTGAGCGACCTCGAGTGGGAGATCGAGAGCCTCGAATCGGAGGTCGGCGACTACGACCCCGAGGACGTGCCCGACCACGAGACCGTCCTCGAGATGATCGAGTACCTGCAGGCGGACATGGAGGCCATGGAGCCGGTCAACATGCTCGCGATCGACGAGTACGACGAGGTCCGCAGCGACCTCGAGGAACTCGAGGACGCGAAGGCGACGCTGGTCGAGGAAGCCGAGGGGATCCGCGACCGGATCGAACAGTACGAGACCCAGAAGAAGCAGACGTTCATGGACTCCTACGACGAGATCGCCGAGCAGTTCACCGAGATCTTCGAGAAGCTCTCGGAGGGGACCGGGACGCTCCACCTCGAGGACGAGGAAGATCCGTTCGACGGCGGGCTGACGATGAAGGCCCAGCCGGGCGACAAGCCCATTCAGCGGCTCGACGCGATGTCGGGCGGCGAGAAGTCCCTGACCGCGCTGGCCTTCATCTTCGCCATCCAGCGGCACAACCCGGCGCCGTTCTACGCCTTAGACGAGGTCGACGCCTTCCTCGACGCGGTCAACGCCGACCGCATCGGCGAGATGGTCGACGAACTCGCCGACGAGGCCCAGTTCGTCGTCGTCTCCCACCGCTCGGCGATGCTCGACCGCTCCGAGCGAGCCATCGGCGTCACGATGCAACAGGACAACGTCAGCGCCGTCACCGGGATCGACCTGAGCGACGGCGCCGATGCCAGTGGTGAGGAGGTGCCAGTGAGTGACTAG
- a CDS encoding DUF7518 family protein, with amino-acid sequence MPKNRVEELEATVAELESTVEGLTDELIEAKERIRVLEAELDAETPTRVPDRRAGEDDGDVTEDETREAEPDEVAEAAADADADDAPAGDETEDSGTDDIIVA; translated from the coding sequence ATGCCGAAAAATCGCGTCGAGGAACTCGAAGCGACGGTTGCGGAACTCGAGTCGACGGTAGAGGGCCTGACGGACGAACTGATCGAGGCCAAGGAGCGCATTCGCGTCCTCGAGGCCGAACTCGATGCCGAGACGCCGACCCGCGTCCCCGACCGACGCGCCGGCGAGGACGACGGCGACGTCACCGAGGACGAGACCCGGGAAGCCGAACCCGACGAGGTGGCCGAGGCCGCGGCCGACGCCGACGCGGACGACGCGCCGGCCGGTGACGAAACAGAAGACTCAGGTACCGACGACATTATCGTCGCATAA
- a CDS encoding transcription factor S, with the protein MEFCDECGSMMKADDGIWECGSCGYTKPKDDAKEYVVTDSQEASEIIESSGETSLPETDAHCPECGNDRAHWYMQQIRSADESETRFFICTECEHKWREDDN; encoded by the coding sequence ATGGAATTCTGTGACGAGTGCGGTTCGATGATGAAAGCCGACGACGGCATCTGGGAGTGTGGCAGCTGTGGCTACACGAAACCGAAGGACGACGCGAAGGAGTACGTCGTCACCGACAGTCAGGAGGCCAGCGAGATCATCGAGTCCTCCGGCGAGACCTCGCTGCCCGAAACCGACGCCCACTGTCCCGAGTGCGGCAACGACCGCGCCCACTGGTACATGCAACAGATCCGCTCGGCCGACGAGTCCGAGACCCGGTTCTTCATCTGTACCGAGTGCGAACACAAGTGGCGCGAGGACGATAACTGA
- the glmM gene encoding phosphoglucosamine mutase codes for MFGTSGIRGAVGEAVTAELALSVGRALATEGYERVVIGRDVRESGAMLVDALSAGVRECGGDVVEVGVAPTPTVARGVDWLEADAGVVITASHNPATDNGIKLWSPTGQAFDADRRAAITDRVENERYDLASWDELGTGRSHDGLLERHAAAIRDSVGSLEGLDVVVDVGNGAGSVTADALVELGASVRTLNAQQDGRFPGRPSEPNAETLEDLQRLVGATDADLGVAHDGDGDRMVAVDERGEFVPKDLLLALFAREAAGEGDLVAAPLNTSLAVDDALATVGASLTRTAVGDVYVAERATDPDVVFGGEPSGAWIWPDETLCPDGMLAACKLTAMVGRDGPLGALVDDLETYPIRRTAIEVDDKPAVMDRVEATVRDRGLEFDALDGVRIEHDGGWTLVRPSGTEPVVRITAEARDDDRADELFEDAREIVLEAVEGADAPAAE; via the coding sequence ATGTTCGGAACGAGCGGTATCAGGGGTGCGGTCGGAGAGGCGGTGACGGCCGAACTGGCGCTGTCCGTCGGTCGCGCGCTCGCCACCGAGGGGTACGAACGCGTCGTGATCGGGCGCGACGTTCGCGAGAGCGGCGCGATGCTGGTCGACGCGCTCTCGGCGGGGGTTCGGGAGTGCGGCGGGGACGTCGTCGAGGTCGGCGTCGCGCCGACGCCGACGGTCGCCCGCGGCGTCGACTGGCTCGAGGCCGACGCGGGCGTGGTGATCACGGCCTCGCACAACCCGGCGACCGACAACGGGATCAAACTCTGGTCGCCCACCGGGCAGGCGTTCGACGCCGACCGGCGGGCGGCGATCACGGACCGCGTCGAGAACGAGCGCTACGACCTCGCGTCGTGGGACGAACTGGGCACCGGCCGATCGCACGACGGCCTCCTCGAGCGCCACGCGGCGGCGATCCGGGACTCCGTCGGCTCGCTCGAGGGCCTCGACGTCGTCGTCGACGTGGGCAACGGCGCCGGCAGCGTCACCGCCGACGCGCTGGTCGAACTCGGCGCGTCGGTGCGGACGCTCAACGCCCAGCAGGACGGCCGCTTCCCCGGTCGTCCCAGCGAACCTAACGCGGAGACGCTGGAGGACCTCCAGCGACTGGTCGGCGCGACGGACGCGGACCTGGGCGTCGCCCACGACGGCGACGGGGACCGGATGGTGGCCGTCGACGAGCGCGGGGAGTTCGTCCCGAAGGACCTCCTGCTCGCGCTGTTCGCCCGCGAGGCGGCGGGCGAGGGGGACCTCGTCGCGGCCCCGCTGAACACGAGCCTCGCGGTCGACGACGCGCTCGCGACCGTCGGCGCCTCGCTGACCCGGACGGCCGTCGGCGACGTCTACGTCGCCGAGCGGGCCACCGATCCCGACGTCGTCTTCGGCGGCGAGCCCAGCGGCGCGTGGATCTGGCCCGACGAGACGCTCTGCCCCGACGGCATGCTGGCGGCCTGCAAACTCACCGCCATGGTCGGCCGCGACGGCCCGCTCGGGGCGCTGGTCGACGACCTCGAGACGTACCCGATCCGGCGGACGGCGATCGAAGTCGACGACAAGCCGGCCGTCATGGATCGCGTCGAGGCGACCGTCCGCGACCGCGGCCTCGAGTTCGACGCGCTCGACGGCGTCCGGATCGAACACGACGGCGGCTGGACGCTCGTCCGTCCCAGCGGCACCGAACCCGTCGTCCGGATCACCGCCGAAGCCCGCGACGACGACCGCGCCGACGAACTGTTCGAAGACGCGCGCGAGATCGTCCTCGAGGCGGTCGAGGGCGCCGACGCGCCGGCCGCCGAATAA
- a CDS encoding DHH family phosphoesterase: MSARDSSISDAFLEPNAAVVEPTRDFLNSLDPLILSLFVLATVAIVVGGWWVVRWFRRPPGVRLQRLLSNYDEIAVLMHPNPDPDAMSCAMGIARIAEAVETEATLQYPGEIRHQENRAFRTVLDLEMESIESSSQLAADAVVLVDHNTPRGFAGSQTVEPIAVVDHHPGNGAGTEFTDVRTDYGAASTIVVEYLNELGATMAADNGTGLEISEELATGLLYGIQSDTNHLTNGCSRAEFDACAALFSGIDQDLLDRVANPQVSDDVLQIKATAITEKRVEGPFAVCDVGQISNTDAIPQAADELMHLEGVTAVVVYGQNDGTIHLSGRSRDDRVHMGETLRHAISDIPMANAGGHARMGGGQVSVEHMNGIGPSDGISKNEFEERLFAAMAGER; this comes from the coding sequence ATGAGCGCCCGGGACAGCTCGATCAGCGACGCGTTCCTCGAGCCGAATGCAGCGGTCGTCGAGCCGACCCGGGACTTTTTGAACTCCCTCGACCCGTTGATACTCTCCCTGTTCGTGCTGGCGACCGTCGCCATCGTGGTCGGGGGCTGGTGGGTCGTCCGCTGGTTCCGCCGGCCACCCGGCGTGCGCCTCCAGCGGCTACTGAGCAACTACGACGAGATCGCGGTGTTGATGCACCCGAACCCGGACCCCGACGCCATGTCCTGTGCGATGGGGATCGCCAGAATCGCCGAGGCCGTCGAGACCGAGGCGACGCTACAGTATCCCGGCGAGATCCGCCACCAGGAGAACCGCGCGTTCCGGACCGTCCTCGATCTGGAGATGGAGTCCATCGAGTCGAGTTCGCAACTGGCGGCCGACGCGGTGGTGCTGGTCGACCACAACACGCCCCGGGGGTTCGCGGGCTCCCAGACCGTCGAACCGATCGCGGTCGTCGACCACCACCCCGGCAACGGCGCGGGAACGGAGTTCACCGACGTCCGCACCGACTACGGCGCCGCGTCGACCATCGTCGTCGAGTACCTGAACGAACTCGGCGCGACGATGGCCGCCGACAACGGTACCGGCCTCGAGATTTCCGAAGAACTCGCGACGGGGCTGCTCTACGGCATCCAGTCGGACACGAACCACCTGACCAACGGCTGCTCGCGGGCCGAGTTCGACGCCTGCGCCGCGCTCTTCTCGGGCATCGACCAGGACCTGCTGGATCGGGTGGCCAACCCGCAGGTCAGCGACGACGTCCTGCAGATCAAGGCGACGGCGATCACCGAGAAGCGCGTCGAGGGCCCCTTCGCGGTCTGTGACGTCGGCCAGATCTCCAACACCGACGCGATCCCGCAAGCCGCGGACGAACTGATGCACCTCGAGGGGGTCACGGCAGTCGTCGTCTACGGCCAGAACGACGGGACGATCCACCTCTCGGGGCGCTCCCGGGACGACCGGGTCCACATGGGCGAGACGCTTCGCCACGCCATCAGCGACATTCCGATGGCCAACGCGGGCGGGCACGCCCGGATGGGCGGCGGCCAGGTTTCGGTCGAACACATGAACGGGATCGGCCCCTCCGACGGGATCAGCAAGAACGAGTTCGAGGAACGGCTCTTCGCCGCGATGGCCGGCGAGCGATAA
- a CDS encoding SDR family oxidoreductase: MNVAILGCGHVGLELGRQLTERGHDVVGVRRSDDGLGQIEDAGFEAVRADVTDRESLEAVPDVDAIVFAASSGGRGAEAAREVYVDGLRTAIEAFGEREGAPERLVYTSSTGVHGDHDGDWVDEETPIEPTTAKTEVLAEAERIALESPPEYGFEGTVARYAGLYGPGRFRLERYLEGPVTEGFLNMVHRDDAAGAVRYLLEEDLARDEVVLVADDEPAHKWEFADWLADQCGVEHPPKQTKADRLADDDVSGAGKRRILTSKRCSNEKLRELGYEFAFPTYREGYRAAIEAYRDDSSGR; the protein is encoded by the coding sequence ATGAACGTCGCAATCCTGGGCTGCGGCCACGTCGGCCTCGAGTTGGGCCGCCAACTGACCGAGCGCGGCCACGACGTCGTCGGCGTCCGGCGATCCGACGATGGTCTTGGACAGATCGAAGACGCTGGCTTCGAGGCCGTACGGGCCGACGTCACCGACCGCGAGTCGCTCGAGGCCGTCCCGGACGTCGACGCCATCGTCTTCGCGGCCAGCAGCGGCGGCCGCGGCGCCGAGGCGGCCCGCGAGGTCTACGTCGACGGGTTGCGGACGGCCATCGAGGCGTTCGGCGAGCGCGAGGGCGCGCCCGAGCGGCTGGTCTACACCTCCTCGACGGGCGTCCACGGCGACCACGACGGCGACTGGGTCGACGAGGAGACGCCGATCGAGCCGACCACGGCGAAGACCGAGGTGCTCGCCGAGGCCGAACGGATCGCGCTCGAGTCGCCACCCGAGTACGGCTTCGAGGGCACCGTCGCGCGCTACGCCGGCCTCTACGGGCCCGGCCGCTTTCGGCTGGAGCGCTACCTCGAGGGCCCCGTCACGGAGGGCTTCCTCAACATGGTCCACCGGGACGACGCTGCCGGGGCCGTCCGCTACCTCCTCGAGGAGGACCTCGCGCGCGACGAAGTGGTTCTGGTCGCCGACGACGAACCCGCTCACAAGTGGGAGTTCGCCGACTGGCTGGCCGATCAGTGTGGCGTCGAGCACCCGCCGAAGCAGACGAAAGCCGACCGGCTCGCGGACGACGACGTCTCGGGAGCGGGCAAACGCCGCATCCTGACGAGCAAACGCTGTTCGAACGAGAAACTGCGCGAACTGGGCTACGAGTTCGCGTTTCCGACCTATCGCGAGGGGTACCGAGCGGCGATCGAGGCCTACCGCGACGATTCGTCGGGGCGGTAA
- a CDS encoding antitoxin VapB family protein: MSKIIAISDDADRELKREKGDRSFSEVIRETLADGRRLADVTGEGVLDPETQEAVKTDVEELSRGALSRLDDEDQ; encoded by the coding sequence ATGAGCAAGATTATCGCGATCTCGGACGACGCCGACCGGGAACTGAAGCGAGAGAAGGGGGACCGAAGCTTCAGCGAGGTAATCAGGGAGACGCTCGCTGACGGTCGACGGCTCGCTGACGTGACCGGCGAGGGGGTACTCGATCCCGAAACTCAAGAGGCTGTCAAAACAGACGTCGAGGAACTGAGCCGTGGTGCGCTCTCGAGGCTCGACGATGAAGATCAGTGA